Genomic segment of Callithrix jacchus isolate 240 chromosome 9, calJac240_pri, whole genome shotgun sequence:
GGAAGACTTCTCTTTGCCTCAAATAGAAAGTgcttttgtgaaaataaataaataaataaataaataaacttggctgagtgcagtggctcacgcttataattccagcactttgggaggccaaggcgggtggatcatctgaggtcaggtgtttgagaccagcctggccaacatgacgaagccccatctctactaaaattacaaaaattagccaggcatggtggcacacgcctgtaatcccagtacttgagaggctgagacaggagaccctcttgaactcgggaggcaaaggttgcagtgagccaagatggcgccactgcactccagcctgggtgacagggcaagacttcatctcagcaAATAATTAACTTGAACTTTAAATGTCTACATCTAGAAAACCAGGCAGTAAAAAATAATTgatacaagaaacagaaaaacaaatgaaagcacATTTAGAgtaaaaattttttcttccatAAGACTTTTTTCACGGCATCTTTAACATCCTTATTTCTTAAAGAGTAGATTAAAGGATTCAACATAGGTGTGAACAAAATGTAACATACTGAAGCCACTTTACGAAGCTCAGGGTTGTTTGGAGGCGTGAGATACACAAAAGAGACAGTTCCATAGAGCAAACTTACAACCCCCAAGTGGGAGCTGCAAGTGGAGAaggctttcttcctcccttcactGGAGTGAACCTGTAAAACTGTGGACACGATGTACATATAAGATACCACAATAACAACTATTGTGGGCAAAATAATGAGGACAGCCAAACTAAGTGACACCATCTTATTCATAAAGACATTGGAACAGGAGATCTTTTCAATCGGGTTAGAATCACAGTAGAAGTGATCAATGACTCGGGAGGCACAGAAAGACATAGAGAACGTGACACTGATTTGAATGATGGAACTGATCCAGCCACAGAGATAGGAACCAGCCACCAATTGGATACAGACACTTCTTGACATGCGAACAGAGTAGAGGAGTGGGTTGCAGATGGCAATGAAGCGGTCGTAGGCCATGGCTGCCAGAACAAAGGCCTCTGTTACCATGAAAAGTGCGTAAAGGAACAGCTGTGCCACACAACCTGCAAAGGATATGGTCTTTTTCTGAGATAGGATGTTGACCATGGCTTTGGGTACAATAACAGTAGAGTAGGAGAGATCAATGATGGAAAGATTGCCTAGGAAGAAATACATTGGTGCATTCAGCCGGGGATCAGTCACAATGATGCCAATCATGCTAAGGTTTCCCAGAAGAACCATCCCATAAATAATCAGGAATAGTAGGAAAAGGAGACTGTGGAGCTCTGGACGAACTCTGATGCCTACAAGAATGAAGTCAGTCACTTCTGAATGGTTGTCTCCTCCCTTGTCACCCATGGCAAATTTCTGCTTCAATGTATAATAGAAAGTCAGCAAATAAATGTTCTATACTTTCTCTACTATAACAAAAACACTTAACATTAAAGAAAACTTTACAGTTGGCATATGCCTTCATTGTCCCATTACATTTGCACACATGAGCAAATGAAAGATGAGAGCTATTTTGACTTGCCTAAGGTAATACAACTGGCTAACAATGGAGGTTGGACCCAGGTACAGTATTTTGTATTCAGCCTAGTAATAATTTCAACACAATGTAGTTTGATACTTTTGTACATCTCTCTACCTTGTTGCATAAGATGGTTTATGAGATGTCATTTGTGATTGAGATGTTGATTTCAAAATATTGTCGGCAAATTcctaatactaaaaaaaaaaaaaagactcatccTTAAGTTTTAAAGTATCATGTAATAttcacttttcctttaaaaacacatTGTTTCAAAGTGGTAATAAGAAAACCAATAAGTAAGGGAAAAGAAAGCTAAAAGTACATTCCCAAGTAACATGAACTTGCTACCAAAAGAGCTCTTACAACCTCAGGGAAATTATCAGTCAACTGTCTTACTTAgagatcttttatttatttgttttttttatttcttctaaaaaaatgggatacatatgcagaacatgcaggttcgttacataggcATACAGGGATCTTTTAAAATGCAACCAGTCTTCAGCTCCTGgaaatagtttaattttatttaaggacaaaaataaaatgtagacaatgtctttatgttttttattctgtaaaacTTACTGATTCTGCTTTTATCTACATAAACCTGTCAAGGAGGTCATGTCATCAAACTTTTCTGAACTTGAGAAAAAAATAGgtgtaaattaagaaaattatatttgctATACCATCTAATATATGATTTTATGCAGTCCATACtgtgtaaaataatacattaagtTATATAGAAAATTTTTTGAACTCTTAAGCTGATGGTAAGAGTTCAGTAGTTTAAGAATAAATAACATTAATTTCTTAAATGCATCCAAATTAGCCTATTTGAATTTGGGTGGCCTATTAAGCAACCAAAACAACTTTggttaatttgaaatatttctggtttttgtctttgtgtaAAGCAACACACTCACTGTCTATTAAGTTGTCTATCAGTTAAAGATGATCATACCACATCGTTTCTTCTTTGGTGGCATTTAAACCAAATGTCATTCATCCTTCCGAGGAGTGGTAtggataataaaaacaaacaaatgatccAGAAAATATCTTTGCCAAAATTGAAATAAGTGCCACACTAGCAATCGTAATTACAGAACGTGCAGAATTCCTCTTTGACTCTTCATCTTCCCTCAACTCTAAGAGGTGTAAGaggtttactttttttattttcctgtgttcTACAAAAGTCCCTCAGATCCCAAAGCCTTCAAGATCTTCCTTACATCTTTCATTTGTTACCTCTCTCAACGACCTCATccaaaaaagactaaaattaatTCAAACACCTTCAAATCAACAGAAAAAATGATTGAACACAATAATATTAGTATTCTCAGTCTCCACTGTCCTCACACCAACTGCCCCACCATATATTTGAAATCTATTCAAATAAATGTATAGTCATTTGGTTTTATTTGGGGAGATAAATTAGACTTACAGCTTAACATACACGAGAATGACTAAATTTGATTCCTAGAATAGAATGAAGCATTTTAGGTGTGAAGCTGAATGGAACAGTTTCAAACCTCAGCCATCATTTGTTGGTTTGAAATGAGAAAAGGAGATCAGTTATAGAGAATAGTAAGGACTTTTAAGACATGCTAAAATCATTTTACATGTATGTCTCCCTTCTGCAATATGTCACAAGCTTGTGACAATTAGTTTAATTGTGGTGACCGTTTCACAATGTATAGATATTAAAACATCAAGTCTTATACcttaagtatatataatttttatatcaatgGCATATAAACTCTTAAAAAACTCACAAGCTTAACAAGCCTTGttgtttaatcttatttttaaaaaaggaagaaatggaggaggaggaggagggaaaagagcaggagaaagaggaaaaaacccTTAAATTCTTATACCAAATCAAATGCTACTTTTTGACACTTTATGAAAGTGACATATTAGTTTTTTGAGAATTGATGCATTTCATCTGTCTGATTATCAACTAATACATTTAGTTAACATTTTAAAGCATCTATTCTGTGTCAAGTATTGCATTTGgcattaaaaatgaagacaaaaaagaattaaatgtaattcCAACTTACAATATGTTTGGTACATGAGATGAGATGTTTATTACAAGGTAATAACCACCTTTGATTTATTACTAAATgaccaataataaataaataaactcactcctaaatttttaaagaacacttatttttaaaatactaaagatGATAAAACTTTTAGGTAAGAGGTTCTTGGAACATAGCAACTTTAGTACAGATAGGCTTTTGAGAGCAAGCCTGACTTTAGAATAATTACAGAATTATAATTATAGAATTTGCATGCAAATTTATAGGATATTgaccatgaaaatattttcatgcaaaATTATAGAACATTGACTATGAAAAGATTCATCTccattaataaaaaatgttaaagagccAATTTTGGTATGGAATAATTGGAATAGAGATAAAGGAGAATTTTTATGATTGTGAGGTTTTCTAAGCAGTGAAACAAGAAAGATTATAGAATACACATCACTAGGACTAGATTTTATATATCAAGTATCATGCTCCCAGTCTGATTTAGCTATGATCTTTCTTCAAGCAACGAGATAGGAATACTGAAGTTTATTTTCATGTTGATAATTTTTAATCTGTGGCATAGAACATTTTGAAacttgagaaaaaatatattgaagcATATTAAACATGTTCTGGCTGGCTTATAATACTAAAAACGTatgatttattgttttataattattcttaCCTGAACCTATGTTTCTTCTGTCTTACAAACTGTTTACATGAAACAGTAAAGTTCCAAattctttttacttccttctataaaaaaattaaaaagtataaatgatCAATGGCCACATCAAAATTAAATATCTCAAATGATGTTTAATCCCCAGCAAAAATAAGTACCCTTATAGGCATGGTATGACCATGTTCTTAGCGGTTATGCCTAGGTCCATAATTTCCCATTACCATTATTAAAGtttgttctttaattttgtttgaaaACCTGTTACAGATGTCTTCCTGCACACAGGATGAAGACGATGGACTGGGAATCTCTGTAGTTTTCTCAGCAAATAATGGGTATTTCCCTACAAAAACTGAATAAATGTTAATTGAATCTATGAAATCAAACTGCGTGAAAATCTTTTGCCTCCCTGCTGACACATTTCAGAGGCCTTAGATTGAAGATGAGAGCAAAATGGAAATTTAAGGTGAATGAAACTCCCTGATCCCTGGTGACCTACAAAGATAGCAGCAGCTAGAATTCATAGTAGTCTTAGTTTTTTCCAATCTCATGAAATTATTCAGAGAATTGCAGCATAACATTTTACAGAATTTTGGAGGCAGAAGTTCCTCTGAGAGAAGGCTGAAAAATAAGTCAATTATAACTTCATAACAAGGTTAAACTCTAGAGCCATCCCATGAGGACATACAAGGAGCAAAAACTAAGTGTGATTTCTTTACTTATTGAATACTCTTGGGGTAATCACCAAGTTACTTTGGACAAGATTCCTTatgataacatttttctttatatgaagATAAAGTTGGCTTCTCCGTAACTTCCACCCACATAAATGTCAGTCTCTACCCATTATTCTGCTTTCTGAAAGTCTACTGAATACTTCTATTATACGTTCTGAcattctttcaaaattttaaaagacaaatacattAAAGCTCCATAGTCTACATTTCTGGATTCAGCATCATTAATTTGTTAGGATCTTTTAGTAGCGattgaaaaatttctaaatatccTTTTCAAAAAATCTATTGCCACAATCTGTCATCAGGTTGTACACAGTCTATCAATTTGAAATATGAAGCCTAATTACTTGCAATGTATACTTCTTTTCAGGCATATGAGACAGAACATATTTTTTGAATGTTGTTTCTTACTGATCTTTCAGTCAAAAGAAccctttagttttatttttgtttttgttttattttggaccaAGCTTGGTGTTTCCTActcttgttctgtttttttttttcttgtattgtcCTTTCTCTCTCTAACTACACTTTTTCAGCATTTTATATTGAACCGTTTTTTATCTTTTAGGTTGCTGCATTCATACTATATTCTCATGTTATATGAGCCAATGTAATACATTTGTGTGCCCTTCATGTTTTGTTAGTGAGTACTGCATGTTTTTGGacataagaaatttttatttcattgctttcaacttttcattgtaataacttttttttttttttttgagatggagtttcgctcttgttacccaggctggagtgcaatggtgcgatctctgctcaccgcaacctccgcctcctaggttcaggcaattctcctgcctcagcctcctgagtagctgggattacaggtatgcgccaccatgccaagctaattttttgtacttttgtagagacggggtttcaccatgttgaccaggatggtctccatctcttgtcctcatgatccacccgcctcggcctcccaaagtgctgggattacaggcgtgagccaccgcgccgggcccctgaaataatttttaaacaaataattcaaGGTTGTTTGATAAAGCCTGCTTCCAGATTAATGAAGATCAATTAATCAGCTTAAGAAATGTATACTTTTTGGACCACTATAAGTCTAGCCTTTTATTCACAAAGACTATGAAACATTTTATTAGATAAAAGTACATTATATGATAATCTTCTGAATGACAATTTCCTTAATCAGAAAAGGGTTTCAATTCACTTTTGCTGATTCTTAACAAAACTAATAATTTGTTAATTCTTAACAAAACTAATAATCTAAGATATTGTATCAAATTATCAGATATATTCCAATCAttgtgatatgtatatataactacaaacttaatatataaaataaaccctTATACATTCAACATTTTGTCTATGGATATGCTGAATTATCATCTCAGAAACTGTTCACTTGTGTGAGCTATGATAATTCCAATTTACAAAGCTGAAGATCCAGAAATTTGCTTAGAATGTGAACTCTTTACAATCTGACTCACAACGTGTATCCCCAGCTTTCAGTCCCACCCTCCTTCCTCTACTGCTTGTAGTCACTCTCAGTTTACTACTCCCATTGCAAGAATGGACTGGTGTTTCCTGACTCCCTGTtgttactcattcattcacttcacAACCTGAATTTCGTTCCTACgcttttattttcacttctatGCTAAAATAACTTATTGAGAGTATCCACAAAAGCTCTAAACACTTGATGTATTCATTTACCATCATAACTTCAAATATTGCCTTTAATATGAATTTAGTCTGTATTGTTTAAAACCAGGTGTCCATTTGGAAGTCCTATTAGCATATCAAACAACTTATGCCAACCCCTCTCTCAATCCTGGCTTGGTGGCATAGCTACAAATATGAAAGACAGGATGGAATACAAAGGATTAGTATATGAAgttagtttaataaatatttaatccacAAATACATAGATAATACAGACCAGATATCAAGGTGGATGTtatataataatgtaaaatacacagaGATAGTGGGTAAACacctattttaaagtttataacaTATCACATGCAGAGAGCTCTGCAATAGAAGAGTGGGTGCAAGATTtagtttagtcttttttttttttgtcaacagtgtttttatttatacctacaaaaagaaaacaagatggtATCAAAAGGACAATTTACAAACTAAGAGTAGTAACAAGCTTTCAGCATCCTGTGCCTGAACACACATCTACAAACCTTTCAAGTCTTAATGCAACAGGAATGTGTTTGGAGATCAGCAGGAACATGAACAGAGCACTGATCCCAAGCAAAAGCCACTAACCTTTTAGATGAAAGTCCACACAACGAATTGTTAGGGAGGATTGGGGAGAAGCAGCCCACTGCTTAATACATTGAAACCCTTTCCCTAAGTTGAGTTTCAACCATGAATGCAGTAACTAGCATACAATGATTCTTCTGCTCATGTTCTGAAGCCAATAGCAGAACCTGAATTATGAGTGACAGACATGGAGGCAGAAGAGTTAAACTCTGCTAGATTAGTCTTTCTTTGCATGGGAATTCTCTTCCAGCTCTCTAACCTTTCATAATTGaagtggagaaaggaagaaagagaataggaaaattctgttttaaaagataCTATTATTATGATCTACCACCATGGTTCTCCTGCTAGGAAAATCTTGAAAACTGACCATTTTGCTAATGAGTTTTTGTAGGTTCTTCAAAAACTCTCCCCAATTCTTGAGTCTCTCTCCCCAGTGGTTCCCTCGGTGAGAATAACTACTCAGAATTTCTACTCGTTATTTGGTTTTGCCTCAGTATTTAGAAACCCTGCAGTATCACCAATTTCCCTCCACTGATGTCTAGCATGTGCTAGAACTAATTTGGAATAGAAGtttctaataaatattgattTCCACATCCCGAAACACTAGTTACATCTAATATTTATATGCTCTGTGCACAACACATGAAATCAAGAATCTCAACtcaatttaattgcatttttaaaataagaaagatagCTAATTTCAGAAACTATCttagaaataatgaaattgaggcagaaatcaagaagttctttgaaaccaatgagaacaaagagacaatgtatcAGACTACCTGGGATGCAACTAGAGCAGGGTTAAGAGGAAGATTTACAGCACtgaatgcccacatcagaaagctagaaagatatCAAATCGACcccctaacatcacaactaaaagaactagataAACAAGAgcacacacatctacaaccatctgatcttcaacaaaactgacaaaaacaatggagaaattatttcttatctaataaatggtgctggaaaaactggctaaccatatgcagaaaattgaaactggcccccttccttataccttatacaaaaattaaatcaagataattaaagacttaaatgtaaaacccaaaacgataaaaaccctagaagaaaatctaagcaacatcatttaggacataggcacagtcaaggatttcatgatgaaattgccaaaagcaattgcaacaaaagcaagaatTGACagatgggatccaattaaactaaggagcttctgcacagcaaaagaaactatcatcagagcgaAGAGGCAACCTATATAGTGGGAGAAAAAATTtgcatctatccatctgacaaaagtccaatatccagaatccacaaagaacttacaaatatttacattaaaaaacaaacaaccccattatgtgtgggcaaaggacatcaacaaacacatctcaaaagaagacattcatgtggccaacaaacaagaaaaaaaaaacaactcaacatcactgatcattagggaaatgcaaatcagaaccacaatgagataccaagaTCTCACTCCAGGCAGAATGGCAAttataaaatgtcaagaaacagcaggtgctggcaaggttgcaaagaaatagaacacttttacactgttggtgggaatgtaaaatagttcaaccattgggg
This window contains:
- the OR9K2 gene encoding olfactory receptor 9K2 translates to MGDKGGDNHSEVTDFILVGIRVRPELHSLLFLLFLIIYGMVLLGNLSMIGIIVTDPRLNAPMYFFLGNLSIIDLSYSTVIVPKAMVNILSQKKTISFAGCVAQLFLYALFMVTEAFVLAAMAYDRFIAICNPLLYSVRMSRSVCIQLVAGSYLCGWISSIIQISVTFSMSFCASRVIDHFYCDSNPIEKISCSNVFMNKMVSLSLAVLIILPTIVVIVVSYMYIVSTVLQVHSSEGRKKAFSTCSSHLGVVSLLYGTVSFVYLTPPNNPELRKVASVCYILFTPMLNPLIYSLRNKDVKDAVKKVLWKKKFLL